The Lycium barbarum isolate Lr01 chromosome 10, ASM1917538v2, whole genome shotgun sequence genome includes a region encoding these proteins:
- the LOC132613045 gene encoding uncharacterized protein LOC132613045, translating to MALFEALYKRICRSPIGWSDAFEMSPRGTDLLRELLDKVKIQEKPLAAQSRKKVHMDQQVRDLKFMVGDQVLLKVSPMKGVMRFGEKGKLNLRFIGPFEILLGEVPYQLALPLGLWGVHSVFHMSMMKKYHSDESYIIYWDSVLFDQNLSFEEEPVAILERNV from the coding sequence ATGGCTCTATTTGAGGCTCTATATAAGAGGATATGCCGATCTCCGATTGGCTGGTCCGATGCTTTTGAGATGAGTCCTCGGGGTACTGATCTGTTGAGAGAGTTATTGGATAAAGtgaagattcaagaaaaacccCTTGCGGCTCAGAGTAGGAAAAAGGTGCATATGGATCAACAAGTTCgtgatttgaagtttatggttGGTGACCAagttctgttgaaggtttcacccatgaagggtgtgatgagattcggggAGAAGGGCAAGCTAAACCTAAGATtcattggcccatttgagatccTTCTTGGAGAGGTACCTTATCAGTTAGCGTTACCTCTAGGTTTGTGGGGTGTTCACTCAGTGTTTCATATGTCCATGATGAAGAAATACCATTCCGACGAGTCTTATATCATCTATTGGGACTCAGTCCTATTCGATCAGAATCTCTCCTTTGAAGAGGAGCCGGTAGCTATCTTAGAGAGGAACGTctga